One window from the genome of Hyperolius riggenbachi isolate aHypRig1 chromosome 6, aHypRig1.pri, whole genome shotgun sequence encodes:
- the HCCS gene encoding holocytochrome c-type synthase: MGASSSAPTVLQPSAAAVSEPAPPAASPPPGCPMHEKKVKASGCPVMHKEAPQNAETQSSSGPAHQERAYEFVHCPMRAANKEEIDPSNMMPPPNQTPSPDQPFALSLNREESTIPRAQTDEKWVYPSEQMFWNAMLRKGWKWKKDDIQPEDMQNIIKIHNQNNEQAWTEILKWEFLHAKECPCGPNLVRFGGKAKDYSPRARIRSWMGYELPFDRHDWIVDRCGREVRYVIDYYDGGEVDKNYEFAILDVRPALDSLSAVWDRMTVAWWRWTS, encoded by the exons ATGGGTGCTTCATCGTCAGCTCCAACTGTCCTCCAGCCATCAGCAGCTGCTGTATCAGAGCCAGCTCCACCTGCAGCATCTCCTCCCCCTGGATGTCCCATGCATGAGAAGAAAGTGAAAG CATCAGGATGTCCAGTCATGCATAAAGAGGCTCCGCAGAATGCTGAGACTCAGAGCAGTTCAGGCCCAGCCCATCAGGAGAGAGCCTATGAATTTGTCCATtgtccaatgagagcagccaaCAAAGAAGAGATTGATCCCAGCAATATG ATGCCCCCTCCAAATCAAACTCCATCCCCAGACCAGCCATTTGCTCTTTCTCTCAACCGAGAAGAATCCACTATTCCACGAGCTCAGACTGATGAAAAGTGGGTGTATCCTTCAGAGCAGatgttctggaatgccatgctccGGAAGGG GTGGAAATGGAAGAAGGATGATATACAACCTGAGGATATGCAGAACATCATTAAGATTCACAATCAAAACAATGAGCAGGCCTGGACTGAGATCTTGAAATGGGAATTCCTTCATGCTAA AGAATGTCCATGCGGCCCAAATCTCGTCCGTTTCGGTGGTAAAGCAAAGGACTATTCACCTAGAGCAAGAATCCGATCATGGATGGG CTATGAGCTCCCCTTTGATCGCCATGACTGGATTGTGGATCGCTGTGGGCGGGAAGTCCGATACGTCATCGATTACTATGATGGAGGAGAAGTGGACAAAAACTATGAATTTGCAATTCTAGATGTCCGGCCTGCGCTGGACTCCTTGTCTGCGGTGTGGGACAGAATGACAGTAGCGTGGTGGCGCTGGACCTCCTAA